GCCTGTTCATCGCGATCGACCCCCTGAAGCTGTTTGCGAAACACCTTCCGAAGGGGCACTGACCGACCCTACGGCGTCTCGCCAGTAGTTCTGCGTCCAGAGACGACCGCGCCGAATCTCTAAAGATGTAAAATAAGGCTTCCCAGCCACATACCTGCTGACGGATGTGAGCCGAAGGAGATGTATGTCCGAGAAAAACGGAAATACCGGCTTGCGCTTGAAGACCGGCCTGGCCGAGATGCTCAAAGGCGGCGTGATCATGGACGTGACCGACGCCCGCCAGGCTGAGATCGCGCAGAAGTCTGGCGCGGTTGCCGTGATGGCGCTCGAGCGGGTTCCAGCGCAGATCCGTGCCGAGGGCGGCGTGGCGCGCATGGCCTCTCCCAAGAAGATCCGCGAGATCATGGAGACCGTCTCCATCCCGGTGATGGCCAAGTGCCGTATCGGCCACTTCGCCGAGGCGCAGATCTTGCAAGAACTCGGCGTGGATTACATCGACGAATCAGAAGTCCTCACGCCGGCCGACGAAGCGCACCACGTGGATAAGCACGCCTTTAAGACGCCGTTCGTTTGCGGCGCGCGCAACCTGGGCGAGGCGCTGCGCCGCATCGCGGAAGGCGCGGCGATGATCCGCACTAAGGGCGAGGCCGGTACCGGCGACGTAGTCCACGCAGTGAAGCACCTGCGTGAGATCACCGGCCAGATGAAGGCACTCACCGTCCTGAGCGAGCAGGAACTGTACGCGGCGGCGAAGGAGCTCCAGGCGCCTTACGAACTGGTGAAGATGGTTGCAAAAGCGGGCAAGCTCCCCGTCCCGAATTTCTCCGCCGGCGGCATTGCCACGCCGGCTGACGCGGCGCTGGTCCGCCAACTCGGCGCGGAGGCGGTCTTTGTCGGCTCCGGCATCTTCATGAACGACCCCACGAGCTTCTGTGACCCGGCGGAAGCCGAGCGTCGCGCCCGCGCCATCGTGCGCGCGAGCACACACTTCGATGATCCCAAAGTCCTGCTCGAGGTCTCGAACGATCTCGCGGGCGCGATGAAGGGCCTGGCCGTCGCGGCGCTCGCCGAAGCCGACCTGTTGCAGAAGCGCGGCTGGTAGCCATCCGGGCTTATTGGTTATGACCGTCGGCGTACTAGCGATCCAGGGTGATTTTGAAGCGCACGCGCGCGTGCTGGAGAAGCTCGGCGTCCAGGTGCGCTTCGTCCGCAAGCCGGAGCAGCTCGACGAAGTAGACGCGCTCATCATCCCCGGCGGCGAATCGACTACCTTCCTGAATTTTCTTGCTGAGAACGACTTCCTTGAGAAGCTGCGTGAGTTCGTCCGCACCAAGCCTACGTTCGGCACGTGCGCGGGCGCGATCCTGTTGGCGAAGGACGTGGAGAATCCAACCCAGCAAAATCTGGGAGCCATCGACATTGCCATCCGGCGCAACGCCTACGGCCGCCAGAACGAAAGTTTTGTTGCCAACGTTGAAACGACTCTGGGGCCACTCGAGTTAGTCTTCATCCGCGCGCCGAAGATCACACGTGTCGGCGCCGGAGTGGAAGTCCTCGCCACCGAGAACAACGATCCGGTGCTTGTCCGCCAAGGCAAGACATTAGCCGCGACGTTCCATCCCGAACTTTCCGCCAGCACGCGCGTGCACGAAGAATTCCTGAAGATGGCGCGCAACGGCGCGAAGTAACTTCGCTGCTTTTCGCACGCAAGTTGCACCAGCCCGCCCGTTTCGCTAGACTGTCGCGTTTGCTCGCGTTGGTGGTTCATCACCCGCGCGCTTGCACGAGTCGTCCAAAAATCTTTCGACGAGGGCCGAGGATGGGGTTGGCACTGCTGTTCGTCATCTGGCTGATCACCCTGGCCAGTTCATGGTTCTTCTTCGCTAAAACCTGGTGGATGCCCGCAGGCGCATCGGCGGCGGCGGCCGGGATCGACCGGCAGTTCGCCATCACTTACGCCCTGATGGGGATCGTCTTTCTTGCCGCCCAGCTCGCGCTGGGCCTTTTTGTTTGGAAGTATCGCGACAAGCAGGCTATGAAGGCGCACTACAGTCACGGTGATACCGGTCTCGAAATGATTTGGACGGTCCTCACCGCCATCCTTTTCATAGGACTGAACCTTGCCGGCGCGAAGGCGTGGAGTGAGCAGCGCTTCCAGCCGGCGGCGCCAGACGCGATCAAGGTGGAGGTCACCGCTGTGCAGTTCGCCTGGTACTTCCGTTATCCGGGGCCGGATGGGAAGTTCGCCAAGGTGAACCCGGCGGAGATCGACGCTTCCGCCGGCAACGAGGCAGCCATCGGCGTGGATACCACTGATCCCGCGGCCAAGGATGACATCGTCGTCGGTACGATGGTGGTGCCGGTGAACCGCGAGGTAGAAGTTTTGTTGCGGGCACAGGACGTGATCCACAGCTTTTATATTCCCGCCATGCGCTTCAAGCAGGATGCAGTCCCCGGCCTGATCATCCCCATGCACTTCCGGCCGACCGCGATCGGCGAATACGAGTTCGCCTGCGCTGAGCTGTGCGGCCTCGGACATTACAAGATGCACGGCATCTTGAGAGTAGTGAGCCAACAGGATTACGACACGTGGCTGGTAGGGCGCGAAGCGGAAAAGGCAGCGCAGTAGCGGTCACCCAGGACACAGGAGAAGCAGAGAGCCTATGGCGGAACACACCGAACACGCGACGCATGAGCACGCAGCGCCGACGGGTTTCATCCGCAAGTACGTCTTCAGCCTCGACCATAAGGTCATCGGCATCCAGTACTACTTCCTCGCGCTGGCTTCGGTGTTCATCGGCATGCTGCTGTCACTGCTGATGCGCATCCACCTGATCTGGCCCGGAGCGCACATTCCGATCCTGGGCGAGATCAAGCCGGAGATGTACCTCACGCTGTTGACCATGCACGGCACCTTCATGGTGTTCTTCGTGCTGACGACCGCACCGCAGTCGGGATTCGGGAATTACTTCTTGCCCATCCAGATCGGGGCTCCCGACATGGCATTCCCCGTCTTGAACATGCTCTCGTTCTGGACGACCTTTGTTTCCTTCCTCGTGATGATCGCAGCCTTCTTCGTCGAGGGCGGCGCGCCGCTCCATGGCTGGACCGGATATGCGCCGCTGAGCGCCATCCCCTCCGCCGGTCCCGGCGAAACGCTCGGCGCCGACCTCTGGATCATCTCCATCGCCATCTTCTGTGTCGCCTCGTTGATGGGCGCGCTGAACTTCATCACTACTGTCCTCGATCTCCGCTGCAAGGGCATGTCGCTGATGCGTATGCCGCTTACCTGCTGGGCGTGGTTCGTCACCGCTATCCTCGCGCTGCTCGCCTTCGGCGTGCTGCTCTCCGCCGGCATCCTGCTGCTCGCCGACCGCAACCTTGGCACTAGCTTCTTCGTTCCGGGTGGGCTGGTTGTCAATGGGACGCAGGTCATGCACAAGGGCGGCTCGCCACTGCTGTGGCAGCACTTGTTCTGGTTCTTTGGACACCCTGAGGTTTACATCGCCATTCTGCCGGGCATGGGAGTCGCGTCGCAGCTGCTCTCTACTTTCTCGCGCAAGCCGATCTTCGGCTACAAGGCGATGGTGTATGCCATCGTGGGTATCGGGGTTCTCGGCTTCTTTGTGTGGGGACACCACATGTTCATGAGCGGCCTGAGCCCCTACTCCGCCTTCGCTTTCTCGCTGATGACCATGGCCATCGGCGTCCCCTCCGCCATCAAGACCTTCAATTGGCTCGGCACCATCTGGCGCGGACGCGTGCAGTTCCACTCCCCGATGCTGTTCGCCGTTGGCTTCGTCTCGCTCTTCGTTTCGGGTGGGCTCAGCGGACCTTTCCTGGCCCAGCCACTGCTCGACATCTACTTGCACGACACATTCTTTGTGGTCGCCCACTTCCACCTCATCATGGGCGTGGCCGCTATCTTCGGCATCTTTGCCGCGACCTACTATTGGTTCCCCAAGATGTTCGGGCGCATGATGAACGAGCCTATGGCGCAGGCCCACTTCTGGCTCACGCTCATCGGCACCTACGCCATCTTCATGCCGATGCACTACGAAGGCATGGCGGCGCGTCCGCGACGCTACTCGCAACTCACCGAGGTCGCATGGCTACATGACCTGATGCCGGTGGAGAGGTTCGTCACTTACGCGGCGATCATCACCATCGCGGCGCAGTTTATCTTCGTCGTGAACCTCTTTTGGTCGATGTTCAAGGGGAAACCGGCCAGCGACAATCCGTGGAACGCGACCACGCTGGAGTGGACCACTACCACCCCGCCACCACACGACAATTTTGCCGGCGCAACGCCAGTCGTCCATCACGGCCCGTATGAATACTCGGTGCCCGGCGCTCCGAACGACTTCGTGATGCAGAACGATCCAACCCCTCACGGCGGCCATGTCTCCAAGGAAGACAAGCCGCTGGCGGCGGAGTAGCAGACCGTAGATAGTTAGAAGATCGCAAGTAGAAGATCATGGCGACCATGCCAGCGACACTGGAACTCGACAAGAAGCACGGTGGTGGCGGTCCGGGGCTGCCTCCCGGGCGCGGTGACGGCAATGGTGGCGGCAGCAATGACGGTGCTCCGGATTTCCGTGAACGCTTGCGGCGTTACCGGCTGGGTATGGTCGTCGGCCTGATCGCGGTGAGCATGCTTTTCATCGCGCTGACCAGCGCCTACATCGTGCGCCAGGGTGCCTCGACCATCGATCCGGACACTGGCTTTTATAGCAATGACTGGCGGCCGATGACGCTTCCGCTCGCCGCACTCGGCCTGAACACGGCGCTGCTGCTGTTCTCCAGCATCGCACTCGACCTGGCGCGCCGCAGCCTGAAGCGACAGTATGCGATCGCCGCGGCCGTAGGTGACAGCCAGACGACCGATCCCCCGTGGCTGCCGGCAGCCGTCGTACTGGGCATCGGTTTCCTGGTCGGACAGGTCTTGGTCTGGAACCAGCTGCGCGCCCATGGCGTGTACATGTCTTCGAACCCGTCCAGTTCGTTCTTCTATGTTCTGACCGTGCTCCACGCGATCCACCTTGCGGGCGGCATGGTCGCGTTGCTCTACGCCGAAATGACGGCGCTGCTGCATCGCAGCGTCGCCCGCCGGCTGCTGGTCGTGGACGTGACTTCGATCTATTGGCACTTCATGGCAGTCCTGTGGGTTTACATCTTCGCGTTGTTGCAGTTCTTGAAATGAGACGAGGAGAGACCTGACGATGGCCGATGCAGTCGTGCATCATGCGGCGAACGACGCGGGCGCTTTCGAACCGCCGCTTCTCGGGGCGTATTCGAAGAAGATCGGGATGTGGCTGTTCCTGCTCTCCGATTCACTGACCTTCGGAGCCCTGCTGTTCGCCTACAGCTACGGGCGTATCGCGACCCCGAATTGGCCCACGCCGTTCGGCAGACACTCCATCGCCAACGCCAGCGTGATGACCGCGTGCCTGCTCTCGAGTTCGGTCACCATGGTGCTCGCCGTGCTCGCCGCCGGCAGACGCGACCGCACTTGGACGCGCTATTGGTTGGTCGCCACCATGTTCTTCGGCACGGCATTCATCGTCCTGCACGCTTGGGAGTGGAATGGTTTGCGCGCCGAAGGCATGACGCTCTCGATCTTCCCTGCGATGCCGCACGCCGAAGCGACTGAGCTCGGCAAGCAGGCGAGCACGGTCCCGCAGTTCGCGGGCACTTTCTTCGCGCTCACCGGCATGCACATGTTGCACGTCACCATCGGCGTGATCTACCTGGGAGTGCTGGCGTTTGGGCGGAAGTGGCTGCCGGTGATGGCGCTCGCCGCCATCGGGACGTTCTTCATCCCGAAATGGAGCACCTTCCACTGGCTCACCTATCCCATCATCGGTGCCATTCTCGTGGTAGGCATCATCCTGTGGCTCAAACCGAAGCAGTACGATGCTCACGATATAGAGGTTGGCGGCTTGTACTGGCATTTTGTCGATTTGGTCTGGATGTTCATCTTCCCGCTGGTCTACTTGATGTCCACCAAGATCGTCTAGGAGCGAAGCGTATGGAGATCGCCCAGCAACAGCACGCGGACACCCACGCCGAGAGCAAAGCCGTCTACTTCTATGTCTGGGGAGCGCTGCTCGCCTTGACCGTGGTCGAGATCGCGCTCGCCTATGACCAGGTCTTCGCTCCGCTGCACATGCTGATCGTATTGATGGCCCTCTCACTCGTGAAATCAGTGCTCATCATCGGTTGGTTCATGCACCTGAAGGGCGAAACGCGCGTGATGCAGTGGGTACTGATGGGCTCACTGATTATCTGCCTCATGCTTATGTTCGTGTTCTTCGTCGACGCGGAGCGCATCATCACGCTGGGTACTGGACGATGAGACGCTGCGCACTCCTTGCGACGCTTGCCCTGCTGCTCTCCGCGGCGGCGCCGGCGTCCGCACAATGCGCCATGTGCTCCACTGGCGCGCATGCCGCCGGCTCGAAGGCCGAGCGCTCGCTTCTGCATGGCGTGATCGTTCTGCTGGTGCCCCCCGTCAGCATGATGGCAGGGCTCGTCGGGCTCGCCTTCTTCTACAAGCGCAACAAATAAGCGCCGAGCGACGCCTCTCCCCCGCTCGCCAGGACATTCTTCTGCGCGGCGTATAATAAAAGGATTCTTCCACCCTCCCAGCCGAGCTGGGAGAGGTGCGCAATCGGTCCCGAGGGGCATGTCCAGCGAAAGCATTGTCGTACGCGGAGCGCGCGTCCATAACCTGAAGAACATCGACTTCGAGATCCCGCACAACACCATGACGGTGGTGACGGGCGTCTCCGGCTCCGGCAAGTCTTCGCTCGCCTTTGACACGATTTACGCTGAGGGCCAGCGCCGCTACGTGGAGTCTCTTTCCGCGTACGCCCGCCAGTTCCTGGAGCGGATCGAGAAGCCCGACGTCGACGTGATCGACGGCATCGCGCCCGCGATCGCGATCCGCCAAAAGAACACCACTCGTAACCCCCGCTCCACTGTCGCCACCGCCACGGAGATCTATGACTATCTGCGGCTCCTGTTCGCGCGTATTGGCCGCACGTACTGCTATCAGTGCGGAGATGAGGTCAAGAAAGATACGGTCGACGAGATCGTCGAAGCCGTACTGGCGCTCGGAGAAGGCGCCCGGCTGAACGTCCTCTTTCCCCTGCACGTGCATGGTCATAAGCCCCCGACTGAGGGAAAGAAAAAGGGGACCAAGAAGACCGCCAAAGCCGAGGGTCGTGGCGACGAAGATATCCTGCGCGATCGGCTCTTCGACCTGCGCAAACGCGGGTTCAATCGGCTTTATCAGAATGGCCGGGTCTTCGAGTTCTCGACCCCGGAGTCGCTGCTCGAGGTCAGATTCAACGAACCGGTCTTCGTTCTCGTCGATCGCCTCGTCGTGTCGCCGGAGATTCGGGCCCGGCTGGTCGATGCCATCGAGATCGCCTATCGCGATACCGGCGAGGTCGTGTTTGAGACCGCGCCGGCGGAAGGCCAGCAACCGCAGCGGCTGCGGTTCGCGCAACGGTTTGAATGCAAGAAGTGCCACATCCGTTACGAAGAACCTGAGCCACGCCTATTTTCTTTCAATAATCCGTACGGTGCTTGCCCGAAGTGCCAGGG
This sequence is a window from Acidobacteriota bacterium. Protein-coding genes within it:
- the pdxS gene encoding pyridoxal 5'-phosphate synthase lyase subunit PdxS; amino-acid sequence: MSEKNGNTGLRLKTGLAEMLKGGVIMDVTDARQAEIAQKSGAVAVMALERVPAQIRAEGGVARMASPKKIREIMETVSIPVMAKCRIGHFAEAQILQELGVDYIDESEVLTPADEAHHVDKHAFKTPFVCGARNLGEALRRIAEGAAMIRTKGEAGTGDVVHAVKHLREITGQMKALTVLSEQELYAAAKELQAPYELVKMVAKAGKLPVPNFSAGGIATPADAALVRQLGAEAVFVGSGIFMNDPTSFCDPAEAERRARAIVRASTHFDDPKVLLEVSNDLAGAMKGLAVAALAEADLLQKRGW
- the pdxT gene encoding pyridoxal 5'-phosphate synthase glutaminase subunit PdxT translates to MTVGVLAIQGDFEAHARVLEKLGVQVRFVRKPEQLDEVDALIIPGGESTTFLNFLAENDFLEKLREFVRTKPTFGTCAGAILLAKDVENPTQQNLGAIDIAIRRNAYGRQNESFVANVETTLGPLELVFIRAPKITRVGAGVEVLATENNDPVLVRQGKTLAATFHPELSASTRVHEEFLKMARNGAK
- the coxB gene encoding cytochrome c oxidase subunit II, which encodes MALLFVIWLITLASSWFFFAKTWWMPAGASAAAAGIDRQFAITYALMGIVFLAAQLALGLFVWKYRDKQAMKAHYSHGDTGLEMIWTVLTAILFIGLNLAGAKAWSEQRFQPAAPDAIKVEVTAVQFAWYFRYPGPDGKFAKVNPAEIDASAGNEAAIGVDTTDPAAKDDIVVGTMVVPVNREVEVLLRAQDVIHSFYIPAMRFKQDAVPGLIIPMHFRPTAIGEYEFACAELCGLGHYKMHGILRVVSQQDYDTWLVGREAEKAAQ
- a CDS encoding cbb3-type cytochrome c oxidase subunit I; translation: MAEHTEHATHEHAAPTGFIRKYVFSLDHKVIGIQYYFLALASVFIGMLLSLLMRIHLIWPGAHIPILGEIKPEMYLTLLTMHGTFMVFFVLTTAPQSGFGNYFLPIQIGAPDMAFPVLNMLSFWTTFVSFLVMIAAFFVEGGAPLHGWTGYAPLSAIPSAGPGETLGADLWIISIAIFCVASLMGALNFITTVLDLRCKGMSLMRMPLTCWAWFVTAILALLAFGVLLSAGILLLADRNLGTSFFVPGGLVVNGTQVMHKGGSPLLWQHLFWFFGHPEVYIAILPGMGVASQLLSTFSRKPIFGYKAMVYAIVGIGVLGFFVWGHHMFMSGLSPYSAFAFSLMTMAIGVPSAIKTFNWLGTIWRGRVQFHSPMLFAVGFVSLFVSGGLSGPFLAQPLLDIYLHDTFFVVAHFHLIMGVAAIFGIFAATYYWFPKMFGRMMNEPMAQAHFWLTLIGTYAIFMPMHYEGMAARPRRYSQLTEVAWLHDLMPVERFVTYAAIITIAAQFIFVVNLFWSMFKGKPASDNPWNATTLEWTTTTPPPHDNFAGATPVVHHGPYEYSVPGAPNDFVMQNDPTPHGGHVSKEDKPLAAE
- a CDS encoding cytochrome c oxidase subunit 3 — translated: MATMPATLELDKKHGGGGPGLPPGRGDGNGGGSNDGAPDFRERLRRYRLGMVVGLIAVSMLFIALTSAYIVRQGASTIDPDTGFYSNDWRPMTLPLAALGLNTALLLFSSIALDLARRSLKRQYAIAAAVGDSQTTDPPWLPAAVVLGIGFLVGQVLVWNQLRAHGVYMSSNPSSSFFYVLTVLHAIHLAGGMVALLYAEMTALLHRSVARRLLVVDVTSIYWHFMAVLWVYIFALLQFLK
- a CDS encoding cytochrome C oxidase subunit IV family protein; this encodes MEIAQQQHADTHAESKAVYFYVWGALLALTVVEIALAYDQVFAPLHMLIVLMALSLVKSVLIIGWFMHLKGETRVMQWVLMGSLIICLMLMFVFFVDAERIITLGTGR